Genomic DNA from Lactococcus garvieae:
TAGAGGCTGCACGCTTGGCTAAAGCGGGACTGGATAAAGAAGAAATTTTAGAAAGAATTAATCACGTTCGAGAAAACACAGAACTCTTCATTGGTATCTCAACCTTGGAAAACCTTGCCAAAGGTGGACGTATCAGCCGTACTACAGGTATTGTTGGTAGTCTCTTGAATGTTCGTATCGTTATGGAACTTAAAAACCGTGAGCTTGGTGTAATGATGCGTGGGCGCGGCAATAAGACTTTTACAAAATGGTTAGATGAAACAGTAGAGCATGTGGCTAATTCAGGCCGTAAGATTCGAGAGATTGGTATTTCTCATGTAGAAGGTCTTGATTTTTCACATAAGGCTAAAGAAGCTTTACAAAAATTCGTTGAAAAGCCAATTTCTATTTTGGATACAAACTCTACAATTGCAACACACACAGGACCTGGTGCTTGGGCTGTGATGATTGATTATGAGTAAGAAACTGAAAATATTTCTTGAACTTGCTGGTTTCTTGCTAGCAAGTTTACTTGTATTCTTAGGGCTTTCTATCATTAGTACACCAGCTGGCAATTATTTGAAAGATCAAGCACCAAGACAAGACCAAACGGTCAATTATATTGCCATAGGTGACTCATTGACAGAAGGGGTAGGAGATGCGACGGGGCAAGGCGGTTTTGTTCCTCTTTTAACAAAAGAAATAGAGAATAAATATACGGTTAAGGTTATAAGCCAGAATTTTGGACATGCGGGTGATACAAGTACTCAGATTTATGACAAGATACAAAAAGAAAACATCCAAAGTACTTTGAAAAAGGCAGATTTCATTACACTCACTGTAGGTGGTAATGATGTAATGAAGGTTATCCGTGACAATGCTTCCAATCTTTCAAAATTAAAAGAAAAAGATTTTGAGCAACCAGCAAAAAATTATCAAAAAGAATTAGAAAAAATATTTGAAAATATTCGTCAGGTTAATCCTAAAGCTCATGTTTATGTATTAGGCATATATAACCCTTTTTATCTGAACTTTCCAGATATTCAAGCCTTGCAAAATATTATAAATAATTGGAACAACGTAACAGCAGAAACAGTAAAAACTCAAGATAATGCGAGTTTTGTCGCCATTAATGATTTGCTTTATAAAGGAATGGGGGAGGAAAAAGGTGTCACTCAAAGTGAAACCAAATCAAATGATCTCCTCTATACAGCGGACAGTTTTCACCCTAACAATACAGGATATCAAATTATGGCAGACGCAGTATTTAAAGAATATCAGGTAATAAATGAAAAATAAAAAAACAATCTGGAAATGGCTCTTTCTTGCTTTATTAGCGATAAATCTAGGTGGCGTAGCCTTTATTTCCAGTCGAGTATTTAATGTGCGTGATCAGCAACATTTGACAAGTGTCAATAAGGTGACTGATGCTACTGAAGTGGGTAAAATAAGTACAAACAGAGACCAATTAAACCAATTAATTAATACCTACCTCGCGGATTTTCAAACATCAGATATGAGCTATAAGTTTTATTTGTCTAATCAGGCTGTGCTAGAAGCTTCATATCAACTTTTTGGACAGAAAATCCCTCTTTATATTTATTTTGAACCACTTGCATTAAATGATGGTTCAGTTGCGCTTCAAGTAAAAAATGTATCGGCAGGAACTCTAAATCTTCCGACAAGCGCGGTATTAAGCTATGTGAAATCAAGTATTCAACTTCCAAACTTCGTTGAAGTCTTGCCATTAAAGGATCAAGTGGTCGTTCATTTGCCGCAACTTACCTTAGCAAATAATTTATATTTAAAAGCAGATCAGTTAGATTTAATCAATGGAAATTTCACTTTTAATTTAATGATTCAATCTTAAAATCTCCTAAAAACCGCAGAAAAACGCTGTTTAGGCTTGCAAAGGTCATCAACATTTGATAAAATGAAAAGTGCCTAATAAGAACAGGTAAAACAAAATATGGAGGACATTTTTAAAATGGCTAACAAACAAGATCTTATCGCTGAAGTTGCAGCAAAAGCTGGATTGACTAAAAAAGATGCTGAAAAAGCAGTTAACGCTTTCGGTGAATCAGTAACTGAATTCCTCGCAAAAGGAGAAAAAGTTCAACTTATCGGTTTCGGTACTTTTGAAACTCGTGAACGTGCAGCTCGTGAAGGCCGCAACCCTCAAACTGGTGCAGCTATCCAAATCGCAGCAACTACTGTTCCTGCATTTAAAGCTGGTAAAGCTTTGAAAGACGCTGTTAAATAATCTAGCGTAGAAATACTGATACCGTGGTTATCCATGGTATTTTTTAATACGAGAAAATTGAAATCAAAAAGCTCAACCTCACAAGGTTGGGCTTTTATCGTTTTCCCTTTGACAATAAATGTTCTTTTTGATGTGAGTGCGATTAAGCAGATAGAATATTTTGTGTGCATTCAAGAGTTAACAATTTTTGAGCTGTAAAAAACCAGAAAAAAGTGATAGAATGAGGAAATGATAATGCCTTTGAATTCATAAATATGGCATTTAATGATATTCAGAAATGAGGAAAATAAGATTATTTACTTTGATAACTCAGCCACTACAGCTATAAATCCAGAAGTATTGCGCACATATACAGATGTTGCCACTAAAATTATGGGAAACCCATCAAGCCTACACAGCTTAGGCTCAACAGCAACGAGACTTTTAGAAGCATCACGCCGCCAAATTGCGGAGCTGCTCCATGTAAAGTCAGAAGAAATTTTCTTCACAAGTGGAGGAACCGAAGGAGACAACTGGGTACTCAAAGGTGTTGCCTATGAGAAAGAAAAGTTTGGTAAGCATATTATTATATCCGCTATTGAACACCCAGCAGTTAAAAATACAGCAGCCTGGTTAGCCAGTCAAGGGTTTGATGTTGAAGAAGCACCTGTCGATGAGAGAGGCTTTGTGAAAGTGTCAGAACTCGAAGCTTTGATTCGTGAGGATACAATTCTCGTGTCTGTCATGGCCGTAAATAATGAAGTGGGTTCTATTCAACCGATCAAAGAAATTGCTGCAATTTTGAAAGATAAACCCACAATTTCCTTCCATATTGATGCTGTACAGGCTATTGGGAAGATTGCTATAGAAGATTTTATGCTCGATCGGGTCGACTTTGCTACTTTTTCAGCTCATAAGTTTCATGGACCGCGTGGAGTAGGTTTTCTCTATGTGAAATCAGGTAAACGCTTGGCTCCCCTTTTGCATGGTGGAGGCCAGGAAAACAATAAGCGTTCAACAACTGAGAACTTAGCAGGAATTGCTGCCACAGCTAAAGCACTGCGATTGACTTTAGACGACTTTGACCATAAAACGGAAAAAATTCGTCAAATGAAATCGATTATTTTTGAAGAGCTCTCAAAGCAAGATAAAATTATTCTTTTTTCAGAAATGGATGACTTTGTTCCAAATATCTTGACCTTTGGTATTCGTGGAGTTCGTGGTGAAGTAGTCGTTCACGCTTTTGAAAAACATGAAATATATATATCTACAACATCTGCATGTTCCTCAAAGAAAAATGCAGCTGCGGGGACCCTTATGGCAATGCATGTCAAGCCAGACATCGCCACAAGTGCTGTACGTATCAGCTTAGATTATACCAATAATATGTTAGAGATAGAGGGATTCCTTACTATCTTCCGTAATATCTACCAAGAAATGCTTAAAGTAGCCAACTAATCTAGAATACAATAAAAAGCCTTGCAATACCGCAAGGCTTTTTATCATTAGAGTGTGCGTGTTAAAAATCGTATAATTCAGTGGAAAGGTAACGTTCTCCATTATCTGCAGAAAGAGTAAGTACTTTTTTACCTTTACCAAGTTTTTTGGCAACTTCAAGTGCAGCCCAAATGGCAGCACCACTGGAAATACCAACAAGGAAGCCTTGATGGAAACCCACTTCGCGAGCTGTGATAAAGGCTTCTTCAACAGGAACGTCAATAACTTCATCGTAAGAAGATGTATCAAGCGCCTTTGGAATAAAAGGTACACCAATCCCTTGGAGTTTATGGGGTTGAGGTTGGCCGCCGTTAAGAACAGGAGAGCTTGCAGGCTCCACAGCATAGCTTTTAAGATTAGGGTTAGCTCTTTTCAAAACATGGGAAACACCGGAGATGGTGCCACCTGTCCCAGCTCCAGCAACAAAGGCATCTAAACCTGTTTCACCAAAGGCGTCTATGATCTCAACGGCAGTGGTTGCTTCATGGGCAGCCGGATTAGCAGGATTGTCAAACTGAAGGGGAAGGAACCACCCATTTTCTTCAGATAAGCGTTCTGCCGTGGCGATTGCTTCGTTCATACCACCAGCGGCTGGTGTAAGGATAAGCTCAGCACCATAAGCTTGGATAAGTTTACGACGTTCTACAGAGAAAGTTTCAGGCATAACGATAACTACTTTGTAACCCAGAGCAGCACCGACAAAAGCTAGACCAATTCCTGTATTACCCGAAGTTGGTTCAATGATTGTTCCCCCTGCTTTTAAAATGCCATCATGCTCAGCTTGACGTATCATGTTCAGAGCAATACGGTCTTTTACAGAACCACCAGGATTAAATGCTTCAAGCTTGACGTAAACTTCAGCACTGTCCTCAGGAAGATTTTTAAGCTTGAGAATAGGGGTTTGTCCGATAAGCTCAGTGATATTTTCATAAATTTTAGTCATAGAATACTCCTCTTCATTTTCGAATGTTCGTACTTCAATTATAAAACCTACTCTATCAGTTTTCTATAAAAAAAGCGAATGAATGCTATAAAATTATATTATGACAGATTATATAGTTTTACATTGCCCCGTAAATAGTATATACTTAAAATTAATGAATTATTTATTTAATTATTTAATTATGGGGATTTTGTAAAATGAGAACAAAACACAAATTTTTATTTGGTGCAGCAGCTGTTGCACTAACAAGTTTAGGAGCTGTAAAAGCTCAAGCAATGTCCATACAAGACTTGGCGGAAGCAGCAACACCAGTAGCAAATGAGTATGGACTTTATCCATCTGTCATGATCGCACAAGGTATTTTAGAAAGCAGTGCAGGCCAAAGTGCTTTAGCTGTGAACTACAACAACATTTTTGGAGTGAAGTACACTTCAGGAAGCCCAGTTTATCTTCCTACGCAAGAATTTCTTGATGGTCAAATGCACAATGTTGTTGAGCCTTTCCAAGCTTATGATTCAGTTGCTGAGGCCTGTGCAGCTCAAGCTCGTCTTTTGCGTGGATCTTTCTTGTATTCTGGCGTTTGGCGTGAAAACACCAGCTCGTATCAAGATGCAACGGCATGGCTCCAAGGACGTTATGCTACTGATCCAAACTATGCCTCAAAATTAAATGCTCTTATTGCCGAGTATGGTTTGACAGCGTATGACGGAGGTACTGTTACAACGGCTTCAACAACAAGCTATGTTACTACAACTACAACAACCAGCACTAATACAGGAGCTTATGATACACAGTCGTACACAGTGAAAGAAGGAGATACGGTCTCTGCTATTGCTGCCCAATACGGCTTGTCAATGGATGCTGTGCTTGCTCAAAATGGTCTTTCAGCAACAGATCATATTATGATTGGGCAAGTTTTGCAAATTCCTTCAGTTGGCACTTCTACAGATACGTCAACAGTTTCTACTGTGTCAACAAGCACCGTTTCGAGTTCATATACTGTCCAATCGGGTGACACTTTAACATCTATCGCGTCAGTTTACGGGATGACAGCAGACGACCTTGCAGCTATCAATGGCATTACAGGTAATATTTACCCAGGACAAACCTTGTCTGTATAATAAGATTATTTAAAATAGGTATCCTTACCTTAGCTATAAAAGGATATAGAAAACTAAAAAGATCAGAACGCGTACGCATTCTGATCTTTTTTATTAATTTCAAGTCTAGGTTTTTAGGCAAGGATAAACTCAGGCTAAGTTCCTTGACCTTATAGAAAAGGATTATAGATTTTTTCTTGTCCAATAGTCGTAGCAGGTCCATGGCCTGGGTAAACTCTAAAATCATCGGGGAGGGAGAATAATTCATGTTTTATAGAGTGAAGAAGTTGTTCATGATTACCAGTTGGTAGATCTGTTCTTCCAATAGCCCCACCAAAGAGAGCATCGCCAGAAAACACAATTTTTTCTTCATTAAATACTAGGCTAATACCACCCGCTGAGTGCCCCGGTGTATGCCGGATAGAAAAATCTAAGCCCGAAAAGTTATAAGAGATATCGCAATTATAATATTTATCCACAGTGGATTGACAAACTACTGGCTGAGGCATCATCAAAGCCGAAGCGTTGAGCTCAGGGTGGGTTAGCCATTCTTTTTCATTTTCATGCAAAAAGATGAGTGCTTGAGGATAAAGCTTTTTAATACGGTCTAGCCCCATGATATGATCAAAGTGAGCATGGGTCAATAAGATAGCAGCTAAAGGTTTGTCAACCTCTTGCAGTTTGTCAATAATTTTTTCAGGCTGACTGCCTGGGTCAATAAGTAGACTTAAAGCAGAATTGCTCAGGATATAAGCATTTTCCTGAGCAATTTCACTAACGATTTTATCGATTTTCATAAATTAACTTCCTGTTACAGTAAGTTCAGAGCCTTCTTTCACAACATCCGCAGGCATTTGCCAGTCTGCGACAGATGCTGGATCTGGGTAGAGCGAAGTCATCATTGCTTTGAAAACTTTGGCTGCAATATACATATTGTCACCATAGATAGGTTGTAGCTTGTTTTTATATCCCGTCCATACAGCCATTGAATATTGTGGTGTATAACCTACAAAGTTCTCATCTGGGGACATAGAGCCACCTTGAAGCTGTGCTTGGGTAATACCAGCAGTTTCTAGTGCCTGCTGATATTCGGTATCGCTATAGTTGGAAGTCCCGGTTTTACCAGCTTCAGGAAGACCTGGAGTTTGGGCATAAAGTCCTGTTGAAAGGGCTGGGATTGTTCCATCATTACCTTTGACTACCCCTTTGAGGATATCTGTAATGATATAAGCAGTTGAGGATTTCATAGCCCGAACACGCTCAGGCTCATAATTCTTTGTAGAACCATCAGGCATCACTATTTTAGATACATAGTAAGGTTTAGTATAGATGCCATCATTTGAGAAAGCAGCATAGGCTGCTGCCATGCGTTCGGAAGTCGCACCGTATTGTCTATCACTACTTCCTGTATTACTTGAAATACCATTGGAATACGTCATTGTTCCTGGCTCAAAAGTTCCATTACCTTCAGCATCAGTCCCTGTTTGTACCGCATATTTCAGTCCTAATTTATTGGCGAAAGCAGTTGCTTTGTCCAGCCCTACTGCATCTAAAGTCTTAATGGCGGGTATGTTACGTGACAGAGCCAATGCTTGGCGTACAGTGATATTTCCAAGATATTGGTTATCCCAGTTGTTCAGCTGGATATTTTGGGCATCAGGATAAAAGTAAGGACCCGAGTCTGCAATGGTTTGTGCAGTACTCTTGTAAATACCATCGTCAAAGGCGGGGGCATAATCAACTAAAGGTTTCATAGTTGATCCCCAGTCGCGGTCATTGGCTGTGGCTTGATTGAAACCAAAGGCAACAACTTCTTGCTTACGACTACCGATTTGTGCGGCAACCCCTCCCGTTTGTGTATCAATTAGAGTTGAAGCTACTTGAAGCTCATCATCTGTAAAAGGTACAGAGTCATTAGTGTTAACGATATTATACAAATTTTGTTGAGCAGTGCTATCAAGTGTTGTATAAATCTTCAAGCCAGCATTAGCAGCAATGGTTCCAGTTTCTTGATTCGCTTGTTTCATTGCCTCAGAGATAAAATCATTAGCATACTCAGGAATATTTACACTCCCTTTCAACTCTTGAAGTCCATCGTCAATCGGTGTGTTAATCGCTTCGTCTCTTTGTTTTTCGGTGATTTTACCAAAGCGATACATTGAGTTAATCACTAAGTCGCGACGATATTTTGCTGCTTCAGGATTTTTATAAGGGTTATAAGTATTTGGGGCTTGGGGCATGCCTGCCAGTAGGGCGAGTTGTGGAATAGATAACTGAGTTAAAGGTTTATTATAATATGCTTGAGCAGCAGTCCCCATGCCATAGTAACCATTTGCCATATTGACCTTGTTTACATAAGCAGTGAAGATTTGCTCTTTAGACCATTTTTGGTCTAACTGTAAAGCAAGCCAAGCCTCTTGGATTTTAACCTCCATTGTTTGATCAGACGAATCTGTTGAGTAAAATGAAAGTTTAATTAACTGCATATCAAGTGTAGAACCACCTTGGGTATGTCCACCACGTAAGTTGTTCAGTAAAGAACCCGCAATACGGATGGGGTCAACGCCACGAGTGTTGAAGAAGCGATGGTCTTCGATTGAAGTCACGGCATTTACAAGCATAACAGGAATGTTATCGGTCTGCACCAAGTCACGTTGCTCAGCTCCAAGTGTCGCAAGTACTTTTCCCTCTTTATCGTACACAACTGTTGAGGGAGGAGATTCTAGTTTACTCATATCCAATTTGGGAGCATCTTTAGCATAATAGACAAAAAGTGCACCTGCTGCAACAAAAGTAAGAATAACAGCTGAAAAAGTCAGAATTAAAGCCCATTTCAAAGTAGAAATGAGTGATCTTTTGACTACAGTATTTTGATTTGATTTTGTCTTAGATTTTTTACGTTTATTAGTAGGAATTTTAATTCACCTCGCAAAGTTGATTAACGATTTCCAAATAAGGAATTCTAGGAATTTGATTTGAAGAAAGGGGGTAGGCATGTTTCTTGATATAATCAAGAGGAATGGACTTCAACCCCTTTTTCTCATGATAAAAGCTAATCAAATTCTCAGAAGGCAAGTAGTAAGTTTCGCCTAGTGAAGCAAAATGTAAAAGAACAAAGGCAATACCTTTTTGCTCTAAAACTTTTGTCATATGAACAATTTGATGCTCATGAAAGTTTTTTAGTGGAAAACTTGTTTTTTGCTGTGTTTCTTTTGCTTCAAAGTCAATGTATCTTCCGCGATAAACACCAGAATAATCAGTTGTAGAAGCCTGTCTAAAATATGCTTCCGTGATTTTTGCCCGGCTACGTTGAGGATAATCAACTTTAACGATTTGAATGGGTGTGGGTTTCTTATGAATAACAGCGATATTGCGCGACAAATAATAATCGTTTGTTGCATTTATCTCAGCTTCAAAGTTCATACCACGTTTGCCAAATTTTACTGCCGTTTTTGATTTTACCATATTAGAAACATTTTTAGCAGTGTTATGCTCCGTTTTCTTTACAACTTTTTCGTTTGAAAAATGTTTTCCTTGTTTATTTAAACCCTGAGGATATTTCAACATAAGCCTTTTTCCGTTTATTAAATTGTCACTTCTATTGTATAATGTAATTATAGCATATTTTTTACAGGGAAGTGTCGGTTATGAAAACTTTACTTATCACTGGTTACACAGCTTTTGACCTCGGTATTTTTGATGAAAAGATGTAAAAATAACGATTATCAAAAAAGCTTTACAACGCCGCTTGGAAGCTTATTTGGACAATGGTCTTAACTGGGTTATTTTTACGGGAAATTTAGGATTTGAATATTGGGCATTGCAAGTTTCTAAAGAATTACAGAAGGAATATGATTTTTCTATTGCCAGTATTTTTCCTTTCGAAACACATGGAAAAAATTGGAATGAAGCAAATCAAGCTAAGTTGCAAGAATTTAAAGATGTAGATTATGTTAAATATGCTTACGAAGATTATGAAAGTCCCAATCAATTCCGGCAATATAATGATTTCTTGCTGGAGAATTCAGATGGCTCTTTGGTTTTATATGATGAAGAAAATGAAACCAAACTGCATTATATTACGGACAAGATGCAAAAGACATCGAATTATAACATGGAATTGATTAGATTTGAAGATTTACAAGAAATTTGTGATGATATGAACAATGTGTAACATAGACATATATTCTTACACAATAGTAAAAAAATGCACTTTTCTTAATCTCTAAAATTTGGTATAATAAGTTACAAAATAATGGCATTGATCAAGATTTAAAAAATTGTTCACAGCCTAGATAGAATGGGGAAAGAAAGTGGTTGATTTATACTTATCGCCGTCATGCACAAGTTGCCGTAAGGCGCGTGCATGGTTGGACAAACACAGTGTCCCTTATAGGGAACACAACATTCTGACACAGCCGATGACAAATGATGACTTACGTAAAATTTTGTCTAAAACAGAAAACGGAACCGAGGATATTATTTCAATTCGTTCAAAAATATTTCAAAAGCTTGCTTTGGATATTGATGAATTGACGATTAATGAATTAATCAATTTGGTGACAGAGTATCCGAACCTTTTGCGGCGTCCCATCATTACAGATGATCGTTTGTTACAAATTGGATTTAATGAAGACGAGATTCGTGCCTTCTTGCCTCGTCATTATCGTCGCGCAGAAATGAAGCGTGCCGTAAACGAATTTTAAACTGAATAAGGATAGTGGGAAATAATGAAAGCAAATTATCAATATCCACTTGATTTAAGTTGGAGTACTGCTGAAATGACTGCGGTACTCTCTTTTTTAAATCAAGTTGAAAATTTTTATGAAAGTAAAGTTAATCGTGAAGAATTTCTAGAGAGCTATAAAGCTTTTAAGAAGATTGTTCCTTCGAAAATGCAAGAGAAACAACTGGGTCGAGAATTCGAAGAAAACAGTGGTTATTCGCTTTATCGTGCCCTTAAGGAGGTACAAGCTAGTGAAAGACAATACGTTCGCTCTGAAAAAGCTTAAGTACGCGAAGACTTGGGTAAGAGAAGCAGGAGCTTTTCTCCGAGACAATATTCATCAGACTTTGGAAATTTCTCAGAAAAGTAATTTTAGCGACTTAGTCACTAATTTTGATAAAAAAGTTCAAGAAATTATTGTCGAAAAAATAATCAGTGCTTACCCAGAAGATAAAATTTTAGCAGAAGAGTCAGGGAGACACATCGCTACATTTGACCGCTCGAAAGAAAATTTTTGGGTTTTGGATCCGATTGATGGTACTATAAATTTTGTTGTTCAGCAAGATAATTTCGCGGTGATGCTTGCTTATTATGAAAAGGGCCAACCTCAATTTGGCTTGATTCTCAATGTTATGGCAGATAAACTTTATTGGAATAATGCAACACAAGTTTTTTGTAATGATCAGATATTGTCTTATCGTCCTAAAGATCTTGGGGAAAGTTTATTGGCCATAAATTCCATGATTTACCGAAAAAATTATTATCAGCTGACAGATTTTAGTTTAAAAAGTTTAGGTGTGAGGATGATGGGAAGTGCTGGTATGTCTTATGCAGACCTGCTAGAGGGAAAGATAAGTGCTTATTTTAGCCGCTTGCAGCCTTGGGATTATGCCGCGGGAGGTATTCTGACCGAAAAACTGGGTTTTGTGACGAAAACTTTTGAGGGCGAAACACCTAACCTTAAAGACCGACAGTACATTTATAGCCTGCCAAAACAATTCATTCCTCAACTGATACAAGAGACAGACATAATCCTGTAAAGTTGACGAAAAGATTCATTATGCTATAATTTAGAATGTCTTTCATATTAGTTAAAGAAAATTATAGGAATGTATAAATGGATAAAATAATTGTCAAGGGTGGAAACACACGCCTTAAAGGAACTGTAGAAATTGAAGGAGCAAAAAATGCTGTTCTGCCTTTGCTTGCAGCGACACTTTTGCCAAGTGAAGGAGAAATCATCCTTCGCAATGTTCCGATATTGAGTGATGTTTATATGATGAATAACTTAGTGGATCATCTTGGTGTTGACTTGGAGTTTTCAGAAGAAAGCAAAACAGTT
This window encodes:
- a CDS encoding YpmS family protein; this translates as MKNKKTIWKWLFLALLAINLGGVAFISSRVFNVRDQQHLTSVNKVTDATEVGKISTNRDQLNQLINTYLADFQTSDMSYKFYLSNQAVLEASYQLFGQKIPLYIYFEPLALNDGSVALQVKNVSAGTLNLPTSAVLSYVKSSIQLPNFVEVLPLKDQVVVHLPQLTLANNLYLKADQLDLINGNFTFNLMIQS
- the spx gene encoding transcriptional regulator Spx, with amino-acid sequence MVDLYLSPSCTSCRKARAWLDKHSVPYREHNILTQPMTNDDLRKILSKTENGTEDIISIRSKIFQKLALDIDELTINELINLVTEYPNLLRRPIITDDRLLQIGFNEDEIRAFLPRHYRRAEMKRAVNEF
- a CDS encoding HU family DNA-binding protein codes for the protein MANKQDLIAEVAAKAGLTKKDAEKAVNAFGESVTEFLAKGEKVQLIGFGTFETRERAAREGRNPQTGAAIQIAATTVPAFKAGKALKDAVK
- a CDS encoding cysteine desulfurase family protein — translated: MIYFDNSATTAINPEVLRTYTDVATKIMGNPSSLHSLGSTATRLLEASRRQIAELLHVKSEEIFFTSGGTEGDNWVLKGVAYEKEKFGKHIIISAIEHPAVKNTAAWLASQGFDVEEAPVDERGFVKVSELEALIREDTILVSVMAVNNEVGSIQPIKEIAAILKDKPTISFHIDAVQAIGKIAIEDFMLDRVDFATFSAHKFHGPRGVGFLYVKSGKRLAPLLHGGGQENNKRSTTENLAGIAATAKALRLTLDDFDHKTEKIRQMKSIIFEELSKQDKIILFSEMDDFVPNILTFGIRGVRGEVVVHAFEKHEIYISTTSACSSKKNAAAGTLMAMHVKPDIATSAVRISLDYTNNMLEIEGFLTIFRNIYQEMLKVAN
- a CDS encoding LysM peptidoglycan-binding domain-containing protein yields the protein MRTKHKFLFGAAAVALTSLGAVKAQAMSIQDLAEAATPVANEYGLYPSVMIAQGILESSAGQSALAVNYNNIFGVKYTSGSPVYLPTQEFLDGQMHNVVEPFQAYDSVAEACAAQARLLRGSFLYSGVWRENTSSYQDATAWLQGRYATDPNYASKLNALIAEYGLTAYDGGTVTTASTTSYVTTTTTTSTNTGAYDTQSYTVKEGDTVSAIAAQYGLSMDAVLAQNGLSATDHIMIGQVLQIPSVGTSTDTSTVSTVSTSTVSSSYTVQSGDTLTSIASVYGMTADDLAAINGITGNIYPGQTLSV
- a CDS encoding MBL fold metallo-hydrolase — protein: MKIDKIVSEIAQENAYILSNSALSLLIDPGSQPEKIIDKLQEVDKPLAAILLTHAHFDHIMGLDRIKKLYPQALIFLHENEKEWLTHPELNASALMMPQPVVCQSTVDKYYNCDISYNFSGLDFSIRHTPGHSAGGISLVFNEEKIVFSGDALFGGAIGRTDLPTGNHEQLLHSIKHELFSLPDDFRVYPGHGPATTIGQEKIYNPFL
- the recU gene encoding Holliday junction resolvase RecU gives rise to the protein MLKYPQGLNKQGKHFSNEKVVKKTEHNTAKNVSNMVKSKTAVKFGKRGMNFEAEINATNDYYLSRNIAVIHKKPTPIQIVKVDYPQRSRAKITEAYFRQASTTDYSGVYRGRYIDFEAKETQQKTSFPLKNFHEHQIVHMTKVLEQKGIAFVLLHFASLGETYYLPSENLISFYHEKKGLKSIPLDYIKKHAYPLSSNQIPRIPYLEIVNQLCEVN
- a CDS encoding SGNH/GDSL hydrolase family protein, producing the protein MIMSKKLKIFLELAGFLLASLLVFLGLSIISTPAGNYLKDQAPRQDQTVNYIAIGDSLTEGVGDATGQGGFVPLLTKEIENKYTVKVISQNFGHAGDTSTQIYDKIQKENIQSTLKKADFITLTVGGNDVMKVIRDNASNLSKLKEKDFEQPAKNYQKELEKIFENIRQVNPKAHVYVLGIYNPFYLNFPDIQALQNIINNWNNVTAETVKTQDNASFVAINDLLYKGMGEEKGVTQSETKSNDLLYTADSFHPNNTGYQIMADAVFKEYQVINEK
- a CDS encoding transglycosylase domain-containing protein — its product is MKWALILTFSAVILTFVAAGALFVYYAKDAPKLDMSKLESPPSTVVYDKEGKVLATLGAEQRDLVQTDNIPVMLVNAVTSIEDHRFFNTRGVDPIRIAGSLLNNLRGGHTQGGSTLDMQLIKLSFYSTDSSDQTMEVKIQEAWLALQLDQKWSKEQIFTAYVNKVNMANGYYGMGTAAQAYYNKPLTQLSIPQLALLAGMPQAPNTYNPYKNPEAAKYRRDLVINSMYRFGKITEKQRDEAINTPIDDGLQELKGSVNIPEYANDFISEAMKQANQETGTIAANAGLKIYTTLDSTAQQNLYNIVNTNDSVPFTDDELQVASTLIDTQTGGVAAQIGSRKQEVVAFGFNQATANDRDWGSTMKPLVDYAPAFDDGIYKSTAQTIADSGPYFYPDAQNIQLNNWDNQYLGNITVRQALALSRNIPAIKTLDAVGLDKATAFANKLGLKYAVQTGTDAEGNGTFEPGTMTYSNGISSNTGSSDRQYGATSERMAAAYAAFSNDGIYTKPYYVSKIVMPDGSTKNYEPERVRAMKSSTAYIITDILKGVVKGNDGTIPALSTGLYAQTPGLPEAGKTGTSNYSDTEYQQALETAGITQAQLQGGSMSPDENFVGYTPQYSMAVWTGYKNKLQPIYGDNMYIAAKVFKAMMTSLYPDPASVADWQMPADVVKEGSELTVTGS
- a CDS encoding DegV family protein, whose translation is MTIKIVTDSSITIEPELVEELNITVVPLSVTIEETTYLDTDLSLDSFMDKMKGSKALPKTSQPPVGVFAEKYEEIASEEDAIISIHITESLSGTVQAARQGAMLSGRDVTVLDSDFTDQALKFQVLEAARLAKAGLDKEEILERINHVRENTELFIGISTLENLAKGGRISRTTGIVGSLLNVRIVMELKNRELGVMMRGRGNKTFTKWLDETVEHVANSGRKIREIGISHVEGLDFSHKAKEALQKFVEKPISILDTNSTIATHTGPGAWAVMIDYE
- the cysK gene encoding cysteine synthase A, producing MTKIYENITELIGQTPILKLKNLPEDSAEVYVKLEAFNPGGSVKDRIALNMIRQAEHDGILKAGGTIIEPTSGNTGIGLAFVGAALGYKVVIVMPETFSVERRKLIQAYGAELILTPAAGGMNEAIATAERLSEENGWFLPLQFDNPANPAAHEATTAVEIIDAFGETGLDAFVAGAGTGGTISGVSHVLKRANPNLKSYAVEPASSPVLNGGQPQPHKLQGIGVPFIPKALDTSSYDEVIDVPVEEAFITAREVGFHQGFLVGISSGAAIWAALEVAKKLGKGKKVLTLSADNGERYLSTELYDF
- a CDS encoding UPF0223 family protein → MKANYQYPLDLSWSTAEMTAVLSFLNQVENFYESKVNREEFLESYKAFKKIVPSKMQEKQLGREFEENSGYSLYRALKEVQASERQYVRSEKA